In the Perca flavescens isolate YP-PL-M2 chromosome 20, PFLA_1.0, whole genome shotgun sequence genome, one interval contains:
- the LOC114547266 gene encoding sex comb on midleg-like protein 4: protein MSVPAATAQKSDGNNSEMQSAAVAPSFIPSQSGKIPGRKRGRPPLRNVAKMDFPNRYPESLPPLKVPKKRGRKPGFKLKPRMVMTPLAISPPSSTPEPDMSSIPQDAATIPHSATPQVLTVCIYINKQANTGPNLDRKKIQQLPDHFGPDRPSVVLQQAVQGCIDSAFLQKTVFTLLTQGYGGEKISATFDGKQHLLSLPVVNSIDYVLRFLKKLCRSLHCENLFSDQPITQHSGGSYQSDAETSMADDYHLDQSDGKRYSVDPGDSAFSSISSSYSPKTSYGFRSSQQFSNGSASMSMCRQSSTSPNTFPESNRTGGYNASPESQESKAPPNKDPSTWSVEDVVWFIRDADPHALGPHADVFRKHEIDGNALLLLKSDMIMKYLGLKLGPALKLCYHIDKLKQTKF, encoded by the exons ATGAGTGTACCTGCAGCGACGGCTCAGAAATCAGACGGCAACAACAGTGAAATGCAATCAGCTGCAGTAGCTCCCTCCTTCATCCCCAGCCAGTCGGGGAAGATACCGggcaggaagagagggagaccCCCGCTCCGCAATGTCGCCAAGATGGATTTTCCAAACCGCTACCCCGAGTCGCTCCCTCCACTCAAAGTGCCAAAGAAGAGGGGGAGAAAGCCGGGCTTCAAG CTCAAACCCAGAATGGTGATGACACCATTGGCAATCTCTCCACCCAGCAGCACCCCTGAGCCCGATATGAGCTCCATTCCTCAGGATGCCGCCACCATCCCCCACTCTGCCACGCCCCAGGTGCTTACAG TCTGTATCTACATCAACAAGCAGGCCAACACAGGCCCCAACCTGGACAGGAAGAAGATCCAGCAGCTCCCTGATCACTTCGGACCCGACAGGCCCTCTGTGGTGCTGCAGCAGGCCGTCCAAGGCTGCATCGACAGCGCCTTCCTGCAGAAAACAGTGTTCACGCTCCTCACACAAGGCTACGGGGGAGAAAAAATATCAG CCACATTCGATGGGAAGCAGCACCTTCTCAGCCTCCCCGTAGTGAACAGCATCGACTATGTGCTCCGTTTTCTGAAGAAGCTCTGCCGCAGCTTGCACTGTGAAAACCTCTTCAGTGATCAGCCCATTACCCAGCACAGTGGTGGCTCCTACCAGTCAGATG CTGAAACATCTATGGCCGACGACTACCATTTAGACCAGTCCGATGGCAAACGCTACTCCGTGGACCCCGGCGATTCTGCTTTCAGCTCCATAAGCTCGTCCTACTCGCCAAAGACCTCCTACGGCTTCCGTTCGTCGCAGCAGTTCTCCAACGGCTCGGCCTCCATGAGCATGTGCAGGCAGTCGTCTACCAGCCCGAACACGTTCCCAGAGAGCAACAGGACAG GAGGTTATAATGCATCTCCAGAGTCCCAGGAGTCCAAGGCTCCACCCAATAAAGACCCATCCACCTGGTCTGTGGAAGATGTTGTCTGGTTCATCAGGGATGCAGACCCCCACGCTCTCGGCCCTCATGCAGACGTCTTTAGGaaacat GAGATTGATGGAAACGCTTTGTTACTCCTAAAGAGCGACATGATCATGAAGTACCTTGGACTGAAGCTGGGGCCGGCCTTGAAGCTTTGCTACCACATCGACAAACTAAAGCAGACTAAGTTCTGA